A stretch of Christensenellaceae bacterium DNA encodes these proteins:
- a CDS encoding ABC transporter ATP-binding protein, with the protein MPDTYKIKLSHITKEFKTRRQKILAVSDVNFEVNNGEFVSLVGPSGCGKSTIIRMIDGIISPSGGTITVGGESYTERPPENVLKKLGFIFQSSNLLPWMTVEENLTLPLRIFKMHTEEDKKRIGELLAMVGLTKYKDSYPVDLSGGMQQRLGVIRAMVHNPEILLMDEPFGALDENLREQLDLETLRIWKETGKTIIFITHNVAEAVLMSDRIIVMGTNPGRVVSEVPVDLPRPRTTDMIVSERFVHLEEKVVNLIGELDLSNIK; encoded by the coding sequence ATGCCGGATACATATAAAATCAAATTGAGCCATATTACAAAAGAATTTAAAACGAGGCGACAAAAAATATTAGCCGTAAGCGATGTGAATTTTGAAGTGAACAACGGAGAGTTCGTATCCTTGGTTGGCCCGTCAGGATGTGGAAAATCCACTATTATCCGTATGATCGACGGAATCATTTCCCCTTCCGGCGGAACGATTACGGTAGGGGGCGAATCTTATACCGAAAGGCCGCCGGAAAATGTCTTGAAAAAGCTTGGTTTCATTTTCCAGTCAAGCAATCTACTGCCATGGATGACTGTGGAAGAAAACCTGACGTTGCCTTTGAGAATTTTTAAAATGCATACGGAAGAGGATAAAAAGCGGATCGGGGAATTGTTGGCAATGGTGGGACTCACCAAATATAAGGATTCCTATCCTGTAGATTTATCCGGTGGTATGCAGCAAAGGCTGGGTGTGATTCGGGCGATGGTACACAACCCTGAGATATTGCTTATGGACGAGCCGTTTGGGGCGCTGGATGAAAACCTGCGGGAACAGCTTGATCTGGAAACCCTGCGTATTTGGAAAGAAACGGGAAAGACGATCATTTTTATTACACACAATGTTGCAGAAGCGGTATTGATGTCTGATCGCATTATCGTAATGGGTACCAATCCTGGACGTGTGGTATCGGAAGTGCCGGTAGACCTGCCACGGCCGAGAACAACGGATATGATTGTGTCAGAGAGATTCGTACATCTGGAAGAAAAAGTAGTAAACCTGATTGGCGAACTGGACTTAAGTAATATTAAGTAA
- a CDS encoding 4-hydroxythreonine-4-phosphate dehydrogenase encodes MENMKMIVMLTYHDQTVKDAARVFESCRDLPVQDWGFKNIGIPTDQMKELVALMKDAGKTTYLEVVTYTEEECLDAAKLAIECDFDYLMGTVYFESVHEELKKANLKYFPFCGKVWGNPSILGDTYEDVIEGAKRFEALGVEGTDILAYRFVGDAEELLRRFMKEVDFPVVVAGSIDSHARMDFMKELKPWGMTMGSALFDKKFVPDGSFRDNLKHVVEYLEK; translated from the coding sequence ATGGAAAACATGAAAATGATAGTTATGCTCACTTATCACGACCAAACGGTCAAGGATGCAGCGCGGGTTTTTGAAAGCTGCAGGGATCTGCCGGTACAGGATTGGGGCTTTAAGAATATTGGCATTCCTACGGATCAGATGAAAGAACTGGTCGCGCTGATGAAGGATGCGGGAAAAACGACGTATCTGGAAGTCGTGACCTATACGGAAGAAGAATGTTTGGATGCCGCCAAACTGGCAATCGAGTGTGACTTCGATTACCTGATGGGCACGGTTTATTTCGAATCCGTACATGAGGAACTGAAAAAAGCGAATCTGAAATATTTCCCTTTCTGCGGAAAGGTTTGGGGAAATCCGTCGATACTCGGCGACACATACGAAGACGTTATCGAGGGAGCAAAGCGCTTTGAGGCGCTGGGTGTCGAAGGAACAGACATTCTGGCATACCGCTTTGTAGGAGATGCGGAAGAATTATTGCGCCGTTTTATGAAGGAAGTTGATTTCCCGGTAGTTGTTGCGGGAAGCATAGATTCACATGCCCGCATGGATTTTATGAAGGAACTAAAACCGTGGGGCATGACCATGGGGAGCGCGTTGTTTGATAAGAAGTTTGTACCGGACGGATCGTTCCGCGACAACTTAAAACATGTCGTGGAGTATCTGGAAAAATAA
- a CDS encoding ABC transporter permease has protein sequence MTVERELMKSNLVVEKPHSKAMSVLAPVIALVVIIAVWEAVIYIFEVPSWMVPTPTAIGQAFVKNFSAELWPNFLVTLQEILSGYIIVIPVGIVLAILMTQFPIVNSALSPYVILCVTTPLVTLVPLLIVLIGYGFQVKLIAVILQSFSIIMMNAATGFNNVDPLKIELMQSLGAKRGERLRYVIIPSAMPNIFTGIRLGGIFATIAAISAEFSGGSEGLGFVIMKATTLIKMDLAFAAILMIAVIGIVLYLIVSFVEKKVVKWKI, from the coding sequence TTGACCGTGGAAAGAGAGCTAATGAAAAGCAATTTAGTAGTAGAAAAACCCCACAGCAAAGCAATGTCTGTTTTGGCGCCCGTCATTGCGCTTGTCGTTATCATCGCTGTATGGGAAGCAGTTATTTACATCTTTGAAGTGCCGAGCTGGATGGTACCGACGCCAACGGCAATCGGTCAGGCGTTTGTCAAAAATTTCTCGGCAGAGCTGTGGCCAAATTTCCTGGTCACATTACAGGAAATATTGAGCGGCTATATTATCGTGATTCCGGTTGGCATTGTACTGGCGATCTTGATGACACAGTTTCCGATTGTCAACAGTGCGCTTTCTCCGTATGTTATTTTATGTGTGACAACGCCGCTTGTTACACTAGTGCCCCTGTTGATCGTGTTGATCGGCTATGGCTTTCAGGTCAAGCTGATCGCAGTCATCCTGCAGAGTTTTTCAATTATCATGATGAATGCGGCGACGGGCTTTAACAATGTGGACCCGCTTAAAATAGAGTTGATGCAATCGTTGGGTGCAAAACGCGGAGAACGTCTGCGTTATGTGATCATCCCATCGGCAATGCCCAATATTTTTACAGGGATCCGTTTGGGTGGGATATTTGCAACGATTGCAGCTATTAGCGCGGAATTTTCAGGCGGCAGCGAGGGGCTTGGTTTCGTCATCATGAAGGCAACGACGCTCATTAAAATGGATCTGGCGTTTGCGGCAATATTGATGATTGCTGTCATCGGGATCGTGCTGTATCTTATAGTGTCCTTTGTGGAGAAAAAAGTAGTCAAGTGGAAGATATAA
- a CDS encoding ABC transporter ATP-binding protein, whose amino-acid sequence MQNNQITLNNLTKAFAVKDQKDEIEVVVENISFSVEDRELITVMGPSGCGKSVLLKMIGGITGISGGTIAIGEKTFTDRISSEYKKKTGFVFQNDNLLPWRTVRKNLILPMETMGLKSDKTNARVQEMLKLVGLEAYADIFPHELSGGMRQRVGVARALMSNPDVLLLDQPFGALDAITRKMMGYELLHLMHELGKTGILVTNDLDEALLLSSRIFIMGPAPGKIIEEIPVTLSYEERLNEIELNPTFGKLRIQLKDIMDHLE is encoded by the coding sequence TTGCAGAATAATCAAATTACATTAAATAATTTAACAAAAGCATTTGCTGTAAAAGACCAAAAAGATGAAATTGAAGTGGTCGTAGAAAATATCTCTTTTTCTGTGGAAGACCGGGAACTTATCACGGTCATGGGACCGTCCGGATGCGGGAAGTCTGTATTGCTGAAAATGATCGGCGGTATCACCGGCATATCGGGAGGAACGATCGCAATTGGAGAAAAAACTTTTACCGACCGCATTTCAAGCGAATATAAGAAAAAAACAGGATTCGTATTCCAAAATGACAACCTGCTTCCATGGCGGACGGTTCGTAAAAACTTAATCTTACCAATGGAAACGATGGGATTAAAATCCGACAAGACAAATGCACGCGTACAGGAGATGCTGAAGTTGGTTGGCCTTGAAGCATATGCGGATATTTTCCCGCACGAGCTTTCGGGTGGCATGCGCCAGCGGGTAGGCGTTGCACGGGCGTTGATGAGCAATCCGGACGTACTTTTGCTGGATCAACCGTTTGGCGCATTGGATGCGATTACGAGAAAAATGATGGGATACGAGCTTCTTCACCTGATGCATGAACTGGGAAAAACAGGAATCCTCGTAACCAATGATTTGGACGAAGCGCTGTTGCTTTCATCCAGAATATTCATTATGGGGCCAGCACCCGGCAAAATCATAGAAGAAATTCCCGTAACGCTTTCCTATGAAGAACGTTTGAATGAAATTGAGCTTAATCCGACATTTGGAAAACTGCGTATCCAGCTCAAAGATATCATGGATCATTTGGAATAG
- a CDS encoding xylulokinase gives MSKYILSVDLGTTALKLALIDSSGVSITGATREYDLITPRPGYVECSPDTYWNAFKDAVHHIVRNSGVNPEDICALGISAQGETLLFMDEIGRPLTNAIVWMDGRAQRESRMLAEKFSDETCYRVTGQIKFDPCWPASKILWMKHHCKEVFDKTAKFLLIEDWLIYRLTDKLVSEGSLLCSTAYWDINTKGWWKEMLDYLEISEDQLPKIMEPGQKVAKLSEKVAKELGLSKNLWVCTGALDQAAGAIGVGNIKEGIFSENIGAALAICAPINTPKFDPNGLMPLHYFGIPDMYMLHTFTTGGMTLRWFRDCFCQEEQTISRLTDEDAYNYMTMEAMLIEPGSEGLLALPHLNGSMAPDINPKAKGVFYGFTLAHKKPHFIRAFMESVGYVIRRNIEALEHAGVQVTEIRSLGGGSKSVLWNQIKADITGKNLCTSNTKEAACLGAAILAGNAVGMFDSVEEACERMVSVKRKYMPIMENEEVYADGYAKFKKLFADLTSMFNEA, from the coding sequence ATGAGCAAGTATATTTTGAGCGTTGATTTAGGCACCACGGCATTGAAACTGGCGCTGATTGATTCATCGGGCGTGTCCATCACCGGTGCGACCCGCGAATATGATTTGATTACGCCGCGTCCGGGTTATGTGGAATGCAGCCCGGACACCTACTGGAACGCATTCAAAGATGCGGTTCACCACATTGTCCGCAACAGCGGAGTGAATCCGGAAGATATATGTGCGCTCGGCATATCTGCACAGGGGGAAACGTTGTTATTTATGGATGAAATTGGTCGGCCGCTCACCAATGCGATCGTATGGATGGACGGTAGGGCGCAGCGGGAAAGCCGTATGCTCGCGGAAAAATTTTCGGACGAGACCTGCTACCGTGTGACGGGACAGATCAAGTTTGATCCATGCTGGCCCGCATCAAAAATTTTGTGGATGAAGCACCATTGCAAAGAAGTGTTTGATAAAACCGCAAAATTTCTGCTCATTGAAGACTGGTTGATCTATCGCCTGACGGACAAACTTGTGTCGGAAGGTTCGCTGCTGTGTTCGACCGCATACTGGGATATCAATACCAAGGGGTGGTGGAAGGAGATGCTCGATTATCTGGAAATCAGCGAGGACCAGCTTCCGAAGATTATGGAACCGGGACAGAAGGTAGCGAAGCTGTCTGAAAAGGTGGCAAAAGAACTGGGATTGTCCAAGAATCTTTGGGTATGCACAGGCGCGCTCGACCAGGCGGCCGGCGCAATCGGGGTAGGAAATATCAAGGAAGGGATTTTTTCCGAAAATATCGGAGCAGCGCTGGCGATCTGCGCGCCCATCAATACGCCGAAATTTGATCCAAACGGCCTGATGCCGCTACACTATTTCGGTATTCCGGATATGTATATGCTGCACACCTTCACAACGGGCGGCATGACGCTCCGGTGGTTTCGCGATTGCTTCTGCCAGGAAGAACAGACGATTAGCAGGCTGACGGACGAAGACGCTTATAACTATATGACCATGGAGGCCATGCTCATCGAACCGGGCAGCGAAGGGCTGCTCGCGCTGCCGCACCTTAACGGGTCGATGGCGCCGGATATCAACCCCAAGGCCAAGGGCGTTTTTTACGGCTTTACACTGGCGCATAAAAAACCGCACTTTATCCGTGCGTTTATGGAATCCGTCGGGTATGTGATCCGCCGCAACATCGAAGCGCTCGAACATGCGGGAGTGCAGGTAACGGAGATCAGGTCCTTGGGCGGCGGCTCGAAGAGCGTGCTGTGGAACCAGATTAAAGCGGATATTACGGGCAAAAACTTATGCACGAGCAATACCAAGGAAGCGGCGTGCTTGGGCGCGGCTATTTTGGCCGGCAACGCAGTGGGAATGTTTGACAGCGTAGAAGAAGCGTGCGAACGCATGGTCAGCGTCAAGAGGAAGTATATGCCCATTATGGAAAATGAAGAAGTTTATGCTGACGGCTATGCTAAGTTCAAAAAGCTGTTTGCAGACCTCACGAGTATGTTCAACGAGGCGTGA
- a CDS encoding IS110 family transposase ISDha12, which translates to MNPLFVGIDVSSRNNVAYLMKPDGSKHSSFSVQNNLGGAKLLSERIVSALEAMQLSDVVIGLEATSIYGNSLVYALREDGSLGRFQRKIHVLNPKQVRKFKEAYPDLPKNDFVDAFVIADHLRFGRIAKEVYMDDYRYQALKTLTRARFDVIQNLTREKQRFANYLFLKCSGMAQDKDIQNTSATTIALMERFETVDDLANADLDELTAFLDEKGRNFADPAAKAKAIRAAARDSYRLPVTVNNSVNQAMAVSIASMRALEKQVKVLDKAIEQQFEIIPNTLTSIPGIGKVYSAGIIAEIGDIRRFNSQASVAKFAGLVWHKNQSGEFEAEHSQMIKSGNRYLRYYLLEAANSVRRCDSEFRRYYDLKFKEVNKYQHKRALALTARKLVRLVFRLLKDNRLYIPPEG; encoded by the coding sequence GTGAATCCACTTTTTGTAGGCATTGATGTGAGCAGCAGAAACAATGTGGCCTACCTGATGAAACCGGACGGCAGCAAGCACTCCAGCTTTTCCGTGCAGAATAACCTTGGCGGTGCTAAACTGTTGTCAGAGAGAATCGTGTCGGCACTGGAGGCCATGCAGCTCAGCGATGTGGTGATTGGCCTGGAGGCCACCTCCATCTACGGGAATAGCCTTGTCTATGCCCTCCGGGAGGATGGCAGCCTTGGCCGGTTCCAACGGAAGATCCATGTTCTGAATCCCAAGCAGGTACGGAAGTTCAAAGAAGCCTACCCAGACCTACCCAAGAACGATTTCGTGGACGCCTTTGTGATTGCCGACCATCTCCGTTTCGGCAGGATTGCCAAGGAGGTCTATATGGACGACTACCGCTACCAGGCGCTCAAGACCCTCACCAGAGCCAGATTTGACGTTATCCAAAATCTGACCCGAGAGAAGCAGCGGTTTGCCAACTACTTATTCCTGAAATGCTCCGGTATGGCACAGGACAAAGACATTCAAAATACCAGCGCCACTACCATTGCGCTTATGGAGCGTTTTGAGACCGTGGATGACCTGGCGAATGCTGATCTGGACGAACTGACTGCTTTCCTTGATGAAAAGGGCAGGAACTTTGCTGATCCGGCAGCCAAAGCAAAAGCGATTCGGGCCGCTGCAAGAGATTCCTACCGCCTGCCTGTTACTGTGAACAATTCTGTAAATCAGGCGATGGCAGTCTCTATTGCTTCCATGCGGGCTTTGGAAAAGCAGGTCAAGGTACTGGATAAGGCTATTGAACAGCAATTTGAAATTATCCCAAACACGCTGACGTCTATCCCTGGCATTGGCAAGGTCTATTCCGCCGGTATTATCGCCGAGATTGGCGACATTCGCCGCTTCAATTCCCAAGCCTCTGTCGCCAAGTTCGCTGGTCTTGTCTGGCACAAAAATCAGTCCGGTGAATTTGAAGCGGAGCATTCCCAAATGATTAAATCCGGCAACCGATATCTCCGCTACTACCTGCTGGAAGCTGCCAACTCTGTGAGAAGATGCGACTCCGAATTCCGGCGCTACTATGACCTCAAATTCAAAGAGGTCAACAAGTACCAGCACAAACGCGCACTCGCTTTAACTGCCAGAAAACTGGTTCGGTTAGTCTTTCGGCTGCTGAAGGACAACCGCCTGTATATCCCGCCGGAGGGCTAA
- a CDS encoding amino acid-binding protein, whose amino-acid sequence MTVKQISVFLENDAGRLAALTDVLDENGIDMRALSVAETRDFGILRLIVNDSYKTATVLKDAGYICSITPVLAVAIPDEPGGLNKVLRILGENKINLEYTYAFISRKKELAYMVFRVEDNERAIEVLSKNSIKLICQDELYEF is encoded by the coding sequence ATGACTGTAAAACAAATTTCCGTATTTTTGGAAAATGATGCCGGCCGGCTTGCGGCCTTAACGGATGTACTCGATGAAAACGGGATCGATATGCGCGCGCTTTCTGTCGCGGAAACACGCGATTTCGGTATCCTGCGCCTGATTGTCAACGATTCCTATAAGACGGCGACAGTCCTCAAGGATGCAGGTTACATTTGTTCTATTACGCCGGTCCTTGCGGTAGCGATTCCGGACGAACCGGGCGGCCTCAATAAAGTGCTGAGAATCTTGGGGGAAAATAAAATCAACCTGGAATATACCTACGCCTTTATCAGCCGTAAAAAGGAGCTTGCGTATATGGTTTTCCGTGTGGAAGACAATGAAAGGGCAATTGAGGTGTTATCCAAAAACAGTATCAAGCTTATTTGCCAGGACGAGTTATACGAATTCTGA
- a CDS encoding ABC transporter permease: protein MKKKTNILQKILPPLIILVVLIVALEIIIRVFNIPPTILPTPSAIGAALVEYFPTLLWSHFLQTLGALLLGVLIGLPIAILIAAFVSQFWVLEKALSPYIILLVTTPMVTLVPLLMLIFGYGFEVRILCAVVQVIPVVTLNSLTGFSRVEQGKRELMSAIGANRLQTFTKCIFPNALPEVFTGLRLGCIFGTIASITAEMNGFGSGIGHRVVYYSKLIETDIVFACIVLVALIGLLMYGLTVVIENKIVIWKS, encoded by the coding sequence ATGAAAAAGAAAACGAATATATTACAAAAAATATTACCGCCGCTCATCATTTTAGTCGTGCTCATTGTCGCACTCGAAATCATCATCCGTGTGTTCAATATACCACCCACGATCCTGCCTACGCCCTCGGCGATTGGCGCTGCATTGGTAGAATACTTTCCGACGCTGCTCTGGTCCCATTTTTTGCAGACACTCGGAGCTCTTTTGCTGGGCGTGTTGATCGGTTTGCCTATCGCGATTTTGATAGCAGCATTCGTATCCCAGTTTTGGGTTTTGGAAAAAGCGCTGTCGCCGTATATCATTTTGTTGGTAACAACGCCGATGGTAACGCTAGTGCCGCTACTGATGCTGATTTTTGGATATGGATTTGAGGTGCGTATTCTTTGTGCAGTGGTACAGGTTATACCTGTGGTAACACTTAATTCACTGACGGGATTTTCGCGTGTGGAACAGGGAAAACGGGAGTTGATGAGCGCGATTGGTGCAAACCGCTTACAGACTTTTACAAAATGTATTTTTCCAAACGCCTTACCTGAGGTGTTTACGGGGCTGAGGCTGGGGTGCATTTTTGGAACCATTGCATCTATCACGGCTGAGATGAACGGATTTGGCTCTGGGATCGGACACCGCGTAGTTTACTATTCTAAACTGATTGAAACAGATATTGTATTTGCCTGTATCGTGCTGGTTGCCTTGATCGGGCTTCTGATGTACGGATTGACAGTCGTAATCGAAAACAAAATTGTTATCTGGAAATCATAG
- the gutB_1 gene encoding sorbitol dehydrogenase — MNTMKASYVVGKRQLEMREVAIPTPKDNEVLIRVRHAGVCGSDLHFYEELKCSVWTIEEPIVLGHECGGEIVSCGKDVAGFKQGDIVAVEPGYTCGKCEFCLTGRYNLCPEVRFMTVPETGNVPATDGAYAEYICWPAERVFKMPKGFDTIDAFLMEPLAVGFYAAVKAKAEFGQTVVVLGAGTIGLTTLLALKERGVKDIFVVDMVAKRLQLAKKLGASRVVQARDENIVDVVMEATDGKGADVVLETAGTKITTMQTLDLVKSGGRIVFVGMTPNSENIPLDTAKILAKEAELTGILRYRHCYPLAIKALENGCPIREIITHEYPFDKLQDALEIALSDKENTIKVMVEL; from the coding sequence ATGAATACAATGAAAGCGTCTTATGTTGTAGGCAAACGGCAGCTGGAAATGCGGGAAGTCGCAATTCCGACGCCCAAGGATAACGAAGTATTGATCCGGGTCCGGCATGCTGGGGTTTGCGGTTCGGATCTTCACTTCTACGAAGAATTGAAATGCAGCGTATGGACGATTGAAGAACCGATTGTATTGGGACATGAATGTGGTGGTGAAATCGTGTCGTGCGGTAAAGATGTCGCCGGTTTTAAACAGGGAGATATTGTGGCGGTAGAACCGGGATATACCTGCGGGAAATGCGAATTCTGTCTGACTGGGAGGTATAACCTTTGCCCGGAAGTTCGCTTTATGACGGTTCCGGAAACAGGCAACGTTCCGGCCACGGACGGCGCTTATGCAGAATATATTTGTTGGCCGGCAGAGCGGGTTTTTAAAATGCCGAAAGGATTTGATACCATTGACGCATTTCTTATGGAACCATTGGCTGTTGGGTTCTATGCCGCGGTCAAAGCAAAAGCTGAGTTCGGGCAAACGGTGGTTGTGCTGGGCGCAGGGACCATTGGACTGACAACGCTGCTCGCATTAAAGGAGCGGGGAGTCAAAGATATTTTTGTAGTGGATATGGTGGCAAAAAGATTACAGTTGGCTAAAAAGTTGGGTGCATCGCGCGTTGTACAGGCTCGTGACGAAAATATCGTCGATGTTGTCATGGAAGCAACCGACGGAAAAGGCGCGGACGTTGTGCTTGAAACGGCAGGAACGAAGATCACGACAATGCAGACGCTGGACCTTGTAAAATCCGGCGGCCGGATCGTGTTTGTGGGCATGACCCCAAACTCGGAAAATATCCCGCTGGACACAGCCAAGATTCTTGCAAAAGAGGCGGAGCTGACAGGGATTTTGAGATATCGCCATTGCTACCCCCTGGCAATCAAGGCACTTGAAAACGGATGCCCGATTCGGGAAATTATAACCCATGAATATCCGTTTGACAAATTGCAGGACGCGCTTGAGATCGCATTAAGCGATAAAGAAAATACAATCAAAGTCATGGTTGAACTTTAA
- a CDS encoding acetylornithine deacetylase gives MGKQNALSYLEQNQEELIGFLKKLIKINSTNPGNQEVEIQDYLSKILLEMGFSVDKFAVDDEGKRPNICAVLHGNRKGKSKDIILNAHVDTVMVSELEKWHVDPFGGEEKDGLIYGRGANDMKGGVAAAIWAAKAIKESGDELGGDIILMLTSGEESCEGGTIGTRACVKRGYRAPFAIVCEPTSVEIHNSTASLLCFELIIEGKAIHTCCRNQVIFPQSAYQASGAQVGVDAVEKALPFMEFFYRLEKEWNHRWKNSAVGTGGKPKHDTQGIGAFNINPSFVEAGTYIAAVAGSMKITYALWHPPEVSAEEILDEIRERVAALAQTDDWLREHPPIVNGPVSQLWPGFVTDEESEPVVTLKNAFRDSVGREAIVSGFRAVCDGTFLEEEGIPSVVCGPGAINDGGHGYNEFVRRSEVIDAAKVYTSFIYDWCK, from the coding sequence ATGGGCAAGCAAAATGCACTAAGCTACCTGGAACAAAACCAGGAAGAGTTGATCGGCTTTTTAAAAAAGCTGATCAAAATTAACTCCACCAATCCGGGAAATCAGGAAGTTGAGATTCAGGACTATTTAAGCAAGATTCTGCTTGAAATGGGATTTTCGGTGGACAAATTCGCAGTAGACGACGAGGGGAAACGCCCGAATATCTGTGCGGTGCTGCATGGAAACAGGAAAGGAAAAAGCAAGGATATTATCCTGAATGCCCATGTGGATACGGTAATGGTATCCGAACTTGAAAAATGGCATGTGGATCCCTTCGGCGGCGAGGAGAAGGACGGTTTGATTTACGGACGCGGCGCAAACGACATGAAGGGCGGCGTTGCGGCTGCGATTTGGGCAGCCAAAGCCATCAAGGAAAGCGGAGACGAACTGGGCGGAGATATCATCTTGATGCTGACGTCCGGCGAGGAATCCTGCGAAGGAGGAACGATCGGTACGCGTGCGTGCGTTAAACGCGGCTATCGTGCTCCGTTTGCAATCGTATGCGAACCGACAAGCGTAGAGATCCACAATTCTACAGCGAGCCTGCTTTGCTTCGAACTTATCATTGAAGGAAAAGCGATCCATACGTGCTGCCGGAATCAGGTTATTTTCCCGCAATCGGCTTATCAGGCCAGCGGGGCGCAGGTCGGCGTGGATGCTGTGGAGAAGGCCTTGCCATTTATGGAGTTCTTTTATCGGTTGGAAAAAGAATGGAACCACAGATGGAAAAATTCTGCAGTGGGTACAGGCGGAAAGCCGAAGCACGATACGCAGGGAATTGGCGCATTCAATATCAATCCGTCGTTCGTGGAAGCGGGCACCTATATTGCGGCAGTCGCAGGCAGTATGAAGATCACATATGCGCTCTGGCATCCGCCGGAAGTGTCGGCTGAAGAAATATTGGATGAGATTCGTGAACGCGTTGCAGCGCTTGCGCAGACGGACGACTGGCTGAGGGAACATCCGCCGATCGTCAATGGACCGGTTTCTCAGTTGTGGCCGGGTTTTGTGACAGACGAAGAATCGGAACCGGTCGTTACGCTCAAAAATGCATTCCGTGATTCCGTCGGCAGGGAAGCGATCGTATCGGGTTTCCGTGCGGTATGCGACGGGACATTCCTCGAAGAGGAAGGTATTCCATCCGTGGTTTGCGGACCGGGGGCGATCAATGACGGCGGCCACGGATATAACGAATTCGTGCGCAGGAGTGAAGTCATAGATGCGGCAAAAGTCTATACGAGTTTTATCTATGACTGGTGTAAATAA